The following are from one region of the Stanieria cyanosphaera PCC 7437 genome:
- a CDS encoding 50S ribosomal protein L25/general stress protein Ctc, with product MSITVECQKRPEGSKPNALRREGFIPAALYGHNGTESVSLTIDAKDAQTLLKNAAVNNTLVDLSIPELPWNGKALIREVQVHPWKKTLHHLSFFSVAAHGTLELVVPIKIVGEAAGIKQGGILEQMMTELNISCTAENIPESIEINISQFEIGSNLTVGDVILSEGVTALDESDRIVVAIVPPAKAEPTAEEEAAVEA from the coding sequence ATGTCAATTACAGTTGAATGTCAAAAAAGACCAGAAGGAAGCAAACCAAATGCTTTACGTCGCGAAGGTTTTATTCCTGCTGCATTATATGGACACAATGGAACTGAATCTGTTTCTCTCACTATAGATGCCAAAGATGCGCAGACTTTATTAAAAAATGCAGCGGTCAATAACACTTTGGTTGACCTAAGTATTCCTGAACTTCCTTGGAATGGTAAGGCTTTAATTAGAGAAGTGCAAGTTCATCCTTGGAAAAAAACACTTCATCATCTAAGTTTTTTCTCTGTTGCTGCTCATGGTACTTTAGAATTAGTTGTTCCCATCAAAATTGTTGGTGAAGCTGCTGGTATCAAACAAGGCGGTATTCTTGAACAAATGATGACTGAGTTGAATATCAGTTGTACTGCTGAAAATATTCCCGAATCGATTGAAATTAATATTTCTCAGTTTGAGATTGGCAGTAATCTCACTGTAGGTGATGTCATTCTTTCCGAAGGCGTAACTGCTTTAGATGAATCTGATCGTATTGTTGTCGCTATAGTTCCTCCTGCTAAAGCTGAACCTACTGCGGAAGAAGAAGCTGCTGTAGAAGCATAA
- a CDS encoding TetR/AcrR family transcriptional regulator: MTSKKNPFRRQPQQQRSQERVEKILDAAAIVFDEIGFEAATTHAIALRANTAVGTLYQFFPDKLAIFNALELRHIERVYVIWDQLLRPEIIQLPFADFIQIITSQFQRLFEQPTSRIVFAQFFTSPTIFKNIDASFTQEAIQFMAKLFKARNPGLTDQRSKLLAEVCVHSVNTLILLAIRSSKSHQQEIFQEIEALMKAYLKAEFDDDIINHNSIKPLEQLAKTYRLNSRQTLILKSAANYSEITIQSCEAMFPNVSRRTLQRDLKAMVEQKLLIYIGNTDLRRYRLNYELANL; encoded by the coding sequence ATGACTTCCAAAAAGAATCCTTTCCGTCGTCAACCCCAACAACAGCGTAGTCAAGAGCGTGTGGAGAAAATTTTAGATGCAGCAGCCATAGTCTTTGATGAGATAGGTTTTGAAGCTGCTACTACTCATGCGATCGCACTCAGAGCAAATACGGCAGTAGGGACACTCTATCAATTTTTTCCCGATAAGTTAGCAATTTTTAATGCTTTAGAATTACGTCATATTGAACGCGTTTACGTTATTTGGGATCAACTACTTCGTCCCGAAATCATTCAATTGCCATTTGCTGATTTTATTCAGATTATTACTAGCCAATTTCAAAGATTATTTGAGCAACCAACTTCCAGAATTGTTTTTGCACAGTTTTTTACATCTCCTACTATTTTTAAAAATATTGATGCTAGTTTTACCCAAGAAGCAATTCAATTTATGGCAAAGCTGTTCAAAGCTCGTAATCCTGGTTTAACAGATCAAAGAAGTAAATTATTAGCAGAAGTTTGTGTTCATAGTGTGAATACATTAATTTTGCTAGCAATTCGTAGTAGCAAATCCCATCAGCAGGAAATTTTTCAAGAAATTGAAGCCTTGATGAAAGCTTATTTAAAAGCAGAGTTTGATGATGACATCATTAATCATAATTCGATTAAGCCATTAGAACAACTTGCCAAAACGTATCGACTTAACTCCCGTCAAACTTTAATTTTAAAATCTGCTGCTAATTACTCAGAAATAACTATTCAAAGCTGCGAGGCAATGTTTCCCAATGTATCTCGACGTACTCTACAACGAGATTTAAAAGCTATGGTAGAACAAAAATTACTTATTTATATAGGCAACACGGATTTACGTCGTTATCGTCTCAATTACGAATTAGCAAATTTGTGA
- a CDS encoding Rieske 2Fe-2S domain-containing protein, producing the protein MSMLEGAPWLLAHKSMLQINKPQKISLYGKDYVIWQDKTGQVNALPNVCPHMGAMLSEGWCKTQSDGTSTVVCPFHALEFDARGCTILPGTDKKTLPQMQPLKLIIKDNFIWSYGDYEPKIPIPDILEKIAQKYEFIGYTADTSVETDLRSMLLIMHDYNHQNGTHRDLFEITEVRFEKFIDNGYHSEAFFNTPTAPKTFWQKLKQPNQFLLPDVIKAHLENYFPSLVIFHGSSPFGRIAQCHIFVPESLTKTRTYILLFGETNNPLAKVLKNQFLGLSKTVVEQDTNILNKIYADAPHKIKLNNEIGMDWVKRNFETWNG; encoded by the coding sequence ATGTCTATGTTAGAAGGTGCGCCTTGGCTACTAGCGCATAAATCAATGCTACAAATAAATAAACCCCAAAAAATTTCTCTTTATGGCAAAGATTATGTAATTTGGCAAGATAAAACGGGACAAGTTAACGCTTTACCTAATGTCTGTCCTCACATGGGAGCGATGCTATCTGAGGGATGGTGCAAAACTCAAAGCGATGGAACGAGTACGGTAGTGTGTCCATTTCATGCGTTAGAATTTGATGCTCGTGGTTGCACTATCTTACCAGGAACAGATAAAAAAACTTTACCCCAGATGCAGCCTTTAAAATTAATTATTAAAGACAATTTTATTTGGTCTTATGGGGACTACGAACCCAAAATCCCCATACCCGATATTTTAGAAAAAATTGCCCAAAAATATGAATTTATCGGCTATACGGCAGATACCAGTGTCGAAACAGACTTGCGATCGATGTTATTAATTATGCACGATTACAATCATCAAAATGGTACGCATCGAGATTTATTTGAGATTACCGAAGTAAGATTTGAGAAATTTATCGACAATGGTTATCATTCCGAAGCTTTTTTTAATACTCCTACTGCACCAAAAACATTTTGGCAAAAGCTCAAACAACCCAACCAATTTTTACTTCCTGACGTAATTAAAGCTCATTTAGAAAATTACTTTCCTTCTTTAGTGATTTTTCACGGTAGTAGTCCTTTTGGTAGGATAGCCCAATGTCATATTTTTGTTCCAGAATCTTTAACTAAAACTCGAACTTATATATTATTGTTTGGCGAAACAAACAACCCCTTAGCTAAAGTATTAAAAAATCAATTTCTAGGTCTAAGTAAAACTGTTGTTGAGCAAGACACAAATATTTTAAATAAGATATATGCTGATGCACCACACAAAATTAAGTTAAACAATGAAATAGGAATGGATTGGGTTAAACGTAATTTTGAGACTTGGAATGGTTAA
- a CDS encoding proline--tRNA ligase, translating into MRLSQMLFMTLREEPAEAEIPSHKLLLRAGYIRRIGSGIYAYLPLMWRVLKKVSQIVREEMDATGAQECLLPQLQPASLWQESGRWDTYTKAEGIMFSLIDRQNREMGLGPTHEEVITAVAREMIRSYRQLPLNLYQIQTKFRDEIRPRFGLMRGREFIMKDAYSFHTDEESLKQTYQDMDQAYRNILRRCGLAFRPVEADSGAIGGSGSQEFMVLAEAGEDEILYTEDGQYAANVEKAISLPLEVEVSPFTDYKKVATPGTETIALLSQHLKCSPTVIVKNVLYEAVYDNGMSVLVLISIRGDQDVNEVKLQNELVKLAAQYNAKTILALSVPDANAQTKWASQPLPLGYLAPDLGDSYISPHKNVAPQFLRLVDQTVVELKNFVTGANEVGYHVVGANWGEQFTLPRLIVDIRTAKQGDRASHAPSQILKSARGIEVGHIFQLGSKYSQAMGATYTSEQGEEIPLFMGCYGIGVSRLAQAAVEQSYDKDGIIWPVAIAPYQVIVIIPNTSAHNQVQAAEQLYQHLNQAGIETILDDRSERAGVKFKDADLIGIPYRIVTGRSLEQGKVEIVERKTKKSTEVLLEKVVDTLKEWLNSV; encoded by the coding sequence ATGCGATTGTCTCAAATGTTATTCATGACGCTACGGGAAGAACCAGCAGAGGCAGAAATCCCTAGTCATAAACTTTTATTACGTGCAGGTTATATTCGCCGAATTGGTAGTGGTATCTATGCCTATTTACCTTTGATGTGGCGAGTTTTAAAAAAAGTATCTCAAATTGTTCGAGAAGAAATGGACGCTACTGGAGCGCAGGAATGTCTTTTGCCTCAACTTCAACCAGCTTCATTGTGGCAAGAATCTGGGCGTTGGGATACTTATACTAAAGCGGAAGGGATTATGTTTTCCCTGATTGATCGACAAAATCGAGAAATGGGTTTAGGCCCTACTCATGAAGAGGTAATTACTGCGGTTGCGAGAGAAATGATTCGTTCTTATCGTCAGTTGCCTCTAAATTTATATCAGATTCAAACTAAATTTCGCGATGAAATTCGTCCTCGTTTTGGTTTGATGCGGGGAAGAGAATTTATTATGAAAGATGCTTATTCCTTTCATACTGATGAAGAAAGCCTGAAACAAACTTATCAAGATATGGATCAAGCCTATCGCAATATTTTAAGACGTTGTGGTTTGGCTTTTCGTCCTGTGGAAGCAGATTCTGGAGCAATTGGTGGTTCTGGTTCGCAAGAGTTTATGGTGTTGGCGGAAGCTGGTGAGGATGAAATTCTTTACACTGAAGATGGACAGTATGCTGCCAATGTGGAAAAAGCGATTTCTCTTCCTCTGGAGGTTGAAGTTTCTCCTTTTACTGATTACAAAAAAGTAGCAACACCTGGAACAGAAACGATCGCGCTTTTATCTCAACATCTCAAGTGTTCTCCTACAGTCATAGTTAAAAATGTGCTTTATGAAGCTGTTTATGACAATGGCATGAGTGTTTTAGTTTTGATTAGCATTCGGGGCGATCAAGATGTTAATGAGGTGAAGTTACAAAATGAATTAGTTAAACTTGCTGCTCAATATAATGCCAAAACAATTTTGGCTCTAAGTGTGCCTGATGCAAATGCTCAAACAAAATGGGCATCTCAACCTTTACCTTTGGGTTATCTTGCACCTGATTTAGGAGATAGTTATATCAGTCCTCATAAAAATGTTGCTCCTCAATTTCTTCGTTTGGTAGACCAAACCGTAGTAGAGTTGAAGAATTTTGTTACTGGTGCTAATGAGGTTGGTTATCATGTGGTGGGTGCGAATTGGGGTGAACAATTTACTCTACCTCGGTTAATTGTCGATATTAGAACAGCTAAACAAGGCGATCGCGCTAGTCACGCTCCTAGTCAAATTCTCAAAAGTGCTAGAGGTATTGAAGTAGGGCATATTTTTCAGTTAGGTTCAAAATACTCTCAAGCGATGGGTGCTACCTATACTAGCGAACAGGGTGAAGAAATTCCTTTATTCATGGGTTGTTATGGCATTGGTGTTTCCCGATTAGCTCAAGCTGCTGTCGAACAATCCTACGACAAAGATGGAATTATTTGGCCAGTAGCGATCGCGCCGTACCAAGTAATTGTTATTATTCCTAATACTTCTGCTCACAATCAAGTCCAGGCAGCCGAACAATTGTATCAGCATTTAAATCAGGCTGGTATCGAAACTATCTTAGATGACCGTTCAGAAAGAGCAGGAGTGAAGTTTAAGGATGCAGATTTAATTGGTATTCCTTATCGTATCGTTACAGGGCGATCTCTAGAGCAAGGAAAGGTAGAAATAGTTGAACGAAAGACCAAAAAATCGACAGAAGTTCTATTGGAGAAGGTAGTTGATACTTTAAAGGAATGGCTTAATTCGGTTTAG